The proteins below come from a single Cryptococcus gattii WM276 chromosome D, complete sequence genomic window:
- a CDS encoding RNA polymerase I transcription factor, putative (Similar to TIGR gene model, INSD accession AAW43278.1) produces MPLSSITSASLLMTKAVRLPQPSNSVAKPRQKSSKFTGAMITNDPSISGSSRASSMAGKKRPRESDGDGKTRSRRTKSTGDAKDGRSSSSSAKDREAFQRSLIAVFVPKALQESKEGNMTHYNDLLAHFLPTPTVPIITLPPLLPLLRAVSAHVSLLSPEIHGSLVSAIISLPWATGDEKFVRTFIGWAAVLVTAQPGWMKEVVGMGVKGLTWQPCFGAPSTVSRRVFHARHHLLLSHLISLVPTLPNVLQPLMIRHFPNKREPEVSQTTWIRNCCELVGYCPELGGRMWGEIVDRMLRIDVEITNSLDQDDDESSDDEYELQMGTSQSIVTTLDPLDLLISQEIPRPRSVSHSPEIGVDDEDSEGDPDPDDLSSVDGAESDAEDLAVNELKEAEERAKKNANTKAMREKLDGMLFHFFQHLEEYLAGRKWHPSAVEMASQRMETDVRSGASTPTVEPPSIASSSLNRRQPPSPAQSLSYFQTLLNLFSRQILPTASTQHIPFLLFLTSSFSPAHTDLFLGLLVSQALYATTSTVPSINSQPVSLNQRIAATVYIGSVVCRARFVSDDQARTVLTYLLAYMDGKLHQSRVNKRHSTDELPLFYAVCQAAMLIFCFRWRAFLAGADKEGDGILGDMEMDGDSVDDEGKAEGKWMADLDVLQNAITSDLNPLLGCNPTVVSTFAKVAHHTNFAYCFSIIEANQQSSHPRSSSSHALSKSAVPASRSSSGAGSSRQDPTFGSQTLPRQARQLNVDAGLDSYFPFDPYDLPRSKRFIETLYRTWDEVAIDGGLDSDSDSDSESESESQAGDKSDGESSFEDPLAPRGVPLPKLKVGSYGDRRRSLWDSKQDAGLSNSLEGMSISPGRIGMGVFTS; encoded by the exons ATGCCCCTATCATCCATTACATCCGCCTCCCTCCTCATGACAAAAGCCGTAAGGCTTCCCCAACCATCCAACTCAGTTGCAAAACCTAGACAGAAGTCATCGAAGTTCACTGGCGCTATGATTACCAACGATCCTTCCATATCAGGTTCCTCCAGAGCATCTTCCATGGCAGGAAAGAAAAGGCCTCGAGAATCTGATGGTGATGGCAAAACTCGCTCAAGGCGGACAAAGAGTACTGGCGATGCCAAAGATGGCAGGAGCTCGAGCTCGAGTGCCAAAGATCGGGAAGCATTTCAGCGAAGCCTTATAGCTGTATTTGTTCCGAAAGCTTTGCAGGAGTCCAAAGAGGGCAATATGACTCACTATAATGATCTCTTGGCTCATTTTCTTCCAACACCAACAGTGCCGATCATCACTCTGCCGCCACTCCTTCCCCTCCTGCGTGCCGTTTCAGCCCATgtctctcttctttcacctGAGATACATGGATCTTTGGTTTCAGCCATAATCAGTTTACCTTGGGCGACCGGCGACGAAAAGTTTGTCAGGACGTTTATCGGATGGGCGGCTGTTCTCGTCACTGCACAGCCCGGATGGATGAAGGAAGTTGTTGGGATGGGTGTCAAGGGATTAACTTGGC AACCTTGTTTTGGAGCTCCAAGCACAGTATCCCGACGAGTTTTCCATGCCCGACATCATCTTTTGCTTTCCCATTTAATTTCTCTGGTCCCCACTCTACCTAACGTCTTGCAACCCCTTATGATACGCCATTTCCCTAACAAAAGAGAGCCAGAAGTCTCACAAACAACTTGGATACGAAACTGCTGCGAGCTCGTTGGCTATTGTCCCGAATTAGGGGGCAGAATGTGGGGGGAGATCGTTGATAGGATGCTAAGAATTGAT GTCGAAATAACCAATAGTTTGGACCAAGACGACGATGAAAGTTCGGACGATGAATACGAGCTTCAAATGGGTACCTCGCAATCGATAGTGACAACGCTCGATCCTTTGGACCTTCTTATATCGCAGGAAATTCCTCGTCCCCGGTCTGTTTCCCATTCTCCCGAAATCGGCGTAGATGACGAGGATTCTGAAGGTGATCCAGATCCAGATGATTTGTCCTCCGTAGATGGTGCTGAGTCAGACGCGGAGGACCTAGCCGTAAATGAATTGAAGGAAGCAGAAGAACGTGCCAAGAAAAATGCAAACACCAAGGCAATGCGCGAAAAACTCGACGGAATGCTGTTTCATTTCTTCCAGCATCTCGAAGAATATTTGGCCGGAAGAAAGTGGCATCCTTCCGCCGTCGAGATGGCCTCGCAGAGAATGGAAACAGATGTCAGATCTGGAGCTTCTACACCGACTGTGGAGCCTCCGTCCATcgcctcctcttccctcaATCGGAGGCAACCTCCATCTCCGGCTCAGTCATTGTCATACTTTCAAACCCTGCTTAACCTTTTTTCGCGGCAAATTCTCCCGACGGCCTCCACCCAACACATacctttccttcttttcctcaCGTCATCCTTTTCTCCAGCACATACAGACCTATTTTTGGGATTACTTGTATCGCAGGCTCTTTACGCCACAACTTCGACAGTGCCATCTATTAACTCTCAACCCGTTTCATTGAACCAACGTATTGCTGCCACAGTCTATATTGGTTCCGTGGTTTGTCGTGCACGCTTCGTCAGTGATGATCAAGCCCGAACAGTTCTCACTTACCTCCTTGCCTATATGGATGGGAAACTTCATCAATCCCGCGTGAACAAGCGCCATTCAACAGACGAGCTTCCTCTGTTCTACGCTGTTTGCCAGGCGGCCATGTTAATTTTCTGTTTCCGGTGGCGGGCATTTCTGGCAGGGGCAGATAAGGAAGGTGACGGCATCTTGGGAGATATGGAAATGGATGGGGACTCTGTTGATGACGAAGGAAAGGCGGAGGGCAAATGGATGGCAGACCTGGATGTGCTGCAAAATGCCATCACTAGTGATCTGAATCCTTTACTT GGCTGCAACCCGACAGTAGTCTCAACTTTTGCTAAAGTTGCTCACCACACTAATTTCGCGTATTGCTTCTCCATCATCGAAGCTAATCAACAATCCTCCCACCCACGATCATCGTCCTCACATGCTCTCTCCAAATCTGCTGTTCCTGCAAGCCGCTCTTCATCTGGTGCAGGTTCCAGTCGTCAGGATCCGACCTTCGGTTCGCAGACCCTTCCCAGGCAAGCTAGGCAGCTGAATGTCGATGCCGGTCTGGATAGCTATTTCCCATTTGATCCATATGACCTTCCTAGGTCGAAAAGATTTATTGAAACACTATACAGAACATGGGATGAAGTAGCCATTGATGGAGGCTTGGATTCTGACTCAGACAGCGATTCTGAATCGGAGTCCGAGTCTCAGGCGGGAGACAAATCTGATGGTGAATCCTCTTTCGAGGATCCTCTTGCACCAAGAGGGGTGCCTTTGCCAAAATTAAAAGTGGGGAGCTATGGTGACCGCCGAAGGAGTCTATGGGACTCTAAACAGGATGCGGGTCTATCAAATAGCTTAGAAGGGATGAGCATATCTCCTGGAAGAATAGGAATGGGGGTCTTTACATCATAG
- a CDS encoding Ribosomal protein s21, putative (Similar to TIGR gene model, INSD accession AAW42826.1), with product MENDKGVLVDLYIPRHCSATNRLITAQDHASIQLQIADVDADGKAIKGSATTIAICGRIRAQGDSDDSINRIATKEGLLKNVWSYTR from the exons ATGG AGAACGACAAGGGTGTCCTCGTTGACCTTTACATCCCCCGACACTGCTCGGCTACCA ACCGTCTTATCACCGCCCAGGACCACGCCTCTATCCAACTCCAAATTGCCGATGTCGACGCTGATGGCAAGGCTATCAAGGGCTCTGCCACCACTATCGCTATCTGTGGTCGTATCAGGGCTCAGGGAGACTCTGACGACTCTATCAACAGGATCGCTACCAAGGAGGGCT TGTTGAAGAACGTCTGGTCTTACACCCGATAA
- a CDS encoding uncharacterized protein (Similar to TIGR gene model, INSD accession AAW42830.1): MKDGTYHRSAASPDPCADTQPSDWAYIAEGGAHIVFSYRGRSETYATRALRVRKPSATAEPLVQAEENDVCDRWRRNILPKLLPWQLLTTFSDVILEERWYKELLAMVDVVRPAQRKLTTDLTAKGNRTGVLLEDLTSSEDANGAIAVAIEIKPKWGFLPCARHLQPPESVSVKSHVSRFRLHQHFRGQSDDPPYDPLDLFSGDKMRIRTAVDGLWKMWEISRGKNNNWKVFIGGKEISPEDLQKDLLPIGRDDFVNNITQITLDALQSSVALPLLKNLQQNLDPIDISSLAAIFQAEHPNSPLFDPDLISDISAAELDSFVDIYISDPQAGERMNSWSLRERIIAYALSAIFKDCSLFIRGTVKENGTWRLISGSESLKVIDLDLKPIKNMQKWAKTDENVWKYWLKTKGPGEDM, translated from the exons ATGAAGGATGGGACTTATCACCGATCGGCAGCCTCTCCAGATCCCTGCGCAGATACTCAGCCGTCAGATTGGGCATACATTGCCGAAGGGGGCGCCCATATTGTGTTCTCTTATCGGGGTCGATCTGAAACGTATGCTACAAGAGCATTGCGTGTACGAAAACCTTCAGCAACCGCAGAGCCGTTAGTCCAGGCAGAAGAAAATGACGTATGTGACCGATGGCGACGGAACATTCTACCTAAATTGCTTCCCTGGCAATTGTTGACTACGTTTAGCGACGTGATCTTGGAGGAGAGGTGGTACAAGGAGTTGCTTGCTATGGTTGATGTTGTCAGGCCGGCCCAAAGAAAACTGACCACAGATCTGACAGCGAAGGGGAATCGGACAGGAGTGCTCTTGGAGGATTTGACATCTAGCGAAGATGCCAACGGAGCTATTGCAGTAGCCATCGAAATCAAA CCGAAATGGGGTTTTCTGCCATGTGCTAGACATTTACAGCCTCCAGAGTCAGTTTCCGTCAAATCTCATGTTTCTCGGTTTCGTCTACACCAACATTTTCGAGGCCAGTCGGATGACCCTCCTTATGACCCCCTCGATTTATTCTCAGGGGACAAGATGAGGATTCGCACCGCAGTTGATGGTCTCTGGAAGATGTGGGAAATTTCACGAGGAAAAAACAATAACTGGAAGGTGTTTATTGGCGGTAAAGAAATTAGCCCTGAAGAT TTACAAAAGGATTTACTGCCAATAGGAAGAGATGATTTTGTCAATAATATCACCCAAATAACACTTGACGCTTTGCAGTCGTCAGTGGCTCTCCCATTACTCAAAAATCTTCAGCAAAATTTGGATCCGATTGACATTTCCTCCCTTGCTGCCATCTTCCAGGCGGAGCATCCGAACTCGCCTCTATTCGATCCCGATCTGATCTCTGACATCTCTGCTGCGGAGCTAGACAGCTTTGTAGACATTTACATCTCCGATCCTCAAGCTGGTGAAAGAATGAACAGCTGGAGCTTGCGCGAGAGAATTATCGCGTATGCCCTCTCGGCCATTTTCAAAGATTGTTCATTATTTATCAGAGGCACCGTAAAAGAAAATGGGACTTGGCGGTTGATATCGGGAAGCGAATCGCTAAAAGTCATCGATCTTGATCTGAAGCCCATCAAAAACATGCAGAAATGGGCGAAGACGGATGAAAATGTGTGGAAGTATTGGCTAAAGACCAAAGGGCCAGGTGAAGATATGTGA
- a CDS encoding Serine esterase, putative (Similar to TIGR gene model, INSD accession AAW42828.1) — protein MVRMLQYSLTISLGFPHLLALFAGVLLALFFLIRYRYLTRYAQLKESALPPPSPPVLSSRLLPLDGDGLGLPDSRSQTSSFHNYLDDFLSAIRVFGYLEKPVFHELSRHLQTRRLAAGDTLEIGGGEFWCVVEGKVQVFAPDASPQGTPTPSSDTNTPIRPSFNGYHLLNEVSTGGTLSSLFSILSLFTEDIKLSWRNSADDEGEEEQIFQGVAEQSSAKLRVKRANSDVSQLGPDCIGIRAIDSTSLPESIDGHRDTSISRSCRERSSSIDAAGETVHRREGIHSSASLPLSSTEPSSPRRSQSLRSSPRLNSATNLLSSQSEHLRSSMPRKAGLEIGSKALKGTIARATEDTTLAVIPAAAFRKLTRKFPKASGTVVQVVLERFSRVTFMTAHKYLGLTREILQTESSLNRLVTHPLPRSFYTGGGMQALRERFQPEARAKGSINYDSMKSSPNARVSSKDYFNYVPESPTVKAPSLPAMTPKPFSPITHKTPLGQTATTPAKNECHNGGASVSSFNLSAASAISPDASLRHATPFIRRTSAMRQQVAAGDLAMSVHNLPDQSGQAYYRPTAITPGLSKMDTWQQRYSNTWSMNDLPHINGQPVDPQGDGESLLNETFDLKEAVLNSIAKSIGLYQESENNADTIARSSLAPSVSALSTPNSPMFPPNSGTPLQGSTRSRPPHFGNVLDLINASAQNESVIEGMLREAAFNSRPDDEASSVSMSLRDSQGGASGGDRKIMKDLERHVEILFFKKDSVLVKEGERSPGMYYVIDGFLETSLPVRSTNSNQENPNSTKGSQNGQSSFGSSSERPFKTALGLDTSKGKGLDDGSKKEETLFTVKPGGIAGYLSSLCCTDSYVDITAKTDCFVGFLPHHTLERIIERRPIVLLTLAKRLLSLLSPLVLHIDAALDWQQLNAGQVLYEKGDKSTDFYIVINGRLRAFTEKDGNMHVLREYGQNDSIGELDVITAVDRSDTVHAIRDSELVRIPAALFDAISIKHPETTIQFMRLIAGRVRRALGDETNGRVPGLPTTDMNLKTVCVLGSTRNVPVAQFAGKLKNALEEIGASTSYLDQATVMRHLGRHAFARIGKLKVAGWLADQEQHYRTVLYVADSPPASQWTLTCIRQADLVLIVSMGDDPSLGEYELILLHDERTVAPGSTRQWLSNRPWIQTHYHVELPGVVTPARPIPPVHDAAAIAAFKHLREQVETRIKKYRRLRPFTRPRRPAHMNDFARIARRLCGQQIGLVLGGGGARGISHIGMLQALEEFGIPIDAIGGCSIGSFVGGLYARETDLLETAGRTKQFSGRMGSMWRILSDVTYPFVSYTTGHEFNFWIPFFANSTNITHSRMEVHRTGYAWRYVRASMTLAGLLPPLSDNGNLLVDGGYMDNTPIQPLRENGIRDIIVVDVGSIDDTSPRDYGDSVSGWWIFFNRLNPFYERRVLSMTEISSRLTYVSSVKTLEGVKATPGCHYIAMPVQQFDTLGGFKRFSEVLEIGLKAGRETLKKWKEEGTLPTGLVDEAKGSKAVQRGNRLRRMSI, from the exons ATGGTCCGTATGCTCCAGTACAGCCTGACCATCTCACTCGGCTTTCCACATCTCCTTGCCTTATTTGCCGGCGTGCTTCTCGcgctcttcttcctcataAGGTACCGCTACCTTACACGCTATGCCCAGTTAAAGGAGTCAGCTTTACCACCTCCGTCTCCACCTGTACTCTCTAGCCGCCTATTGCCTTTAGACGGGGACGGGCTTGGTTTGCCAGATTCTAGGTCGCAAACATCATCATTTCATAATTACCTTGATGATTTCCTCTCGGCTATCAGAGTATTTGGCTATTTGGAGAAACCAGTATTCCATGAGTTGAGTCGACATTTGCAAACTAGGAGACTTGCCGCGGGCGATACGCTAGAAATTGGTGGCGGTGAGTTCTGGTGCGTTGTGGAAGGCAAGGTGCAAGTG TTCGCTCCGGATGCTTCTCCACAGGGAACCCCAACGCCTTCTTCCGATACCAACACCCCTATAAGGCCTTCCTTCAACGGTTATCATCTCCTTAATGAAGTATCCACAGGCGGCACTCTCTCATCTCTTTTCTCGATCCTTTCCCTATTTACTGAAGATATAAAGCTTTCATGGAGAAATTCTGCAGATGATGAAGGCGAAGAGGAGCAAATTTTTCAAGGTGTTGCTGAACAGTCATCGGCGAAGTTGAGGGTTAAAAGGGCAAATTCAGATGTAAGCCAACTGGGGCCGGACTGTATTGGAATCCGTGCAATAGATTCGACCTCTCTCCCTGAATCAATCGATGGCCATAGAGACACAAGTATTTCCCGAAGTTGCAGAGAACGATCGTCTTCTATAGACGCTGCTGGTGAAACAGTTCACAGAAGAGAAGGCATTCATTCAAGCGCCTCCCTGCCTCTTTCAAGTACGgagccttcttctccacgACGTTCTCAGTCTCTTCGTTCTTCACCTCGCCTGAACTCTGCTACGAACTTGTTATCCTCTCAATCTGAGCACCTACGATCTTCGATGCCAAGAAAGGCGGGGTTAGAGATCGGATCAAAAGCGCTGAAAGGGACCATTGCACGGGCGACGGAGGATACAACACTCGCAGTGATTCCTGCTGCAGCTTTTCGAAAGCTAACCAGGAAATTTCCGAAAGCCAGCGGGACAGTCGTGCAGGTTGTCTTGGAAAGGTTTAGCCGTGTTACATTCATGACAG CACACAAATATCTCGGTTTGACTCGCGAAATTCTACAAACGGAATCATCTCTTAACCGGCTAGTGACTCATCCCTTACCACGCTCATTTTACACTGGGGGAGGTATGCAAGCTTTGCGCGAGCGCTTCCAGCCAGAAGCGCGGGCAAAAGGGAGCATAAACTATGACTCAATGAAATCCTCGCCTAACGCCAGAGTGTCTAGTAAAGATTACTTCAACTACGTGCCTGAAAGTCCAACTGTCAAAGCTCCTTCCTTACCTGCGATGACCCCCAAACCCTTCTCTCCTATCACTCATAAAACCCCTTTGGGACAGACAGCGACGACTCCTGCTAAAAATGAATGCCATAATGGCGGTGCCTCGGTATCATCATTTAATCTCTCAGCAGCTTCCGCAATCAGTCCTGATGCGAGCTTGCGCCACGCCACTCCATTCATCCGTCGTACATCAGCCATGCGCCAACAGGTGGCTGCTGGTGATCTCGCAATGTCTGTGCATAATCTGCCTGATCAATCTGGCCAAGCATACTATCGTCCGACTGCGATCACCCCCGGTCTTTCAAAAATGGATACTTGGCAACAGCGATATTCCAACACCTGGAGTATGAATGATTTACCCCACATCAACGGTCAACCTGTTGATCCCCAGGGAGATGGCGAATCCCTTCTGAATGAGACGTTCGATTTGAAAGAAGCGGTCCTCAACAGTATAGCCAAATCAATCGGACTGTATCAAGAGTCCGAGAATAACGCTGACACGATCGCTCGCTCTTCCCTGGCTCCATCAGTGAGCGCGTTGTCAACTCCAAACTCTCCTATGTTTCCTCCTAATTCCGGCACTCCGTTACAAGGAAGTACGCGTTCTCGCCCTCCGCATTTTGGCAACGTTCTTGACCTGATAAACGCATCTGCCCAAAACGAGAGTGTCATCGAGGGTATGTTGCGAGAAGCCGCTTTCAACTCCCGTCCAGATGACGAAGCTAGTAGTGTCTCTATGAGCCTCCGTGACTCTCAAGGAGGAGCTAGCGGCGGGGATAGGAAGATAATGAAAGATCTGGAACGACATGTAGAGATTTTGTTCTTCAAGAAAGATAGCGTACTGGtaaaggaaggagagaggtcACCAGGCATGTACTATGTAATAGATGGTTTCCTGGAG ACGTCTCTTCCTGTTCGCAGCACAAATTCCAACCAGGAGAATCCTAATTCAACCAAAGGGAGCCAAAACGGCCAGTCAAGTTTTGGAAGTTCGAGTGAAAGGCCTTTCAAAACGGCTCTGGGCCTGGATACTTCCAAGGGAAAGGGATTAGATGACGGGTCTAAGAAGGAGGAAACCCTATTTACCGTCAAG CCTGGTGGTATCGCTGGAtatctctcttccctttgCTGTACAGATTCATATGTCGATATCAC GGCCAAAACAGATTGCTTTGTCGGTTTTCTTCCCCACCACACTCTGGAGAGAATCATTGAGCGACGACCAATCGTTCTGTTGACATTGGCGAAGAGATTGCTATCCCTATTGTCGCCTCTTG TCCTTCACATTGACGCGGCTCTGGATTGGCAACAATTAAACGCCGGACAAGTCTTA TATGAGAAAGGCGATAAATCAACAGACTTCTACATCGTCATTA ATGGTCGTCTTCGAGCGTTCACTGAAAAGGACGGTAATATGCACGTGCTCCGTGAATATGGACAAAATGACTCTATCGGTGAACTCGATGTGATAACGGCTGTCGATCGCTCGGACACTGTTCATGCCATTCGAGATTCTGAGCTTGTGCGTATTCCGGCCGCATTATTTGATGCAATCAGCATCAAACACCCCGAAACGACGATTCAGTTCATGAGATTGATCGCCGGTAGGGTAAGAAGAGCTTTGGGAGATGAGACGAACGGGCGAGTTCCTGGCTTACCGACTACAGACATGAACCTCA AAACGGTGTGCGTACTTGGCTCTACGAGGAATGTTCCAGTTGCGCAGTTCGCTGGTAAACTCAAAAATGCGTTGGAGGAGATTGGGGCGTCTACGTCGTACTTAGACCAGGCTACCGTGATGCGGCATCTCGGTAGGCATGCGTTTGCCCGTATTGG TAAACTTAAGGTAGCAGGGTGGCTTGCCGATCAAGAA CAACATTATAGGACAGTTCTCTATGTTGCCGACTCTCCTCCAGCCAGCCAATGGACTCTGACTTGCATTCGCCAGGCTGATCTGGTTCTGATCGTTTCCATGGGCGATGACCCTTCTCTGGGCGAATACG AATTGATTTTGCTCCATGACGAACGGACTGTTGCTCCAGGATCGACACGTCAATGGCTCAGC AATCGACCATGGATACAAACGCATTATCACGTAGAATTGCCTGGAGTTGTGACGCCCGCTCGCCCTATACCCCCAGTGCACGATGCAGCAGCCATCGCAGCCTTCAAACATCTTCGCGAGCAAGTGGAAACACGCATAAAGAAGTATCGCCGTCTGCGGCCATTTACTCGCCCTCGCCGTCCTGCCCACATGAACGACTTTGCTCGAATAGCTCGTCGTCTATGTGGCCAGCAAATTGGCCTCGTTCTTGGGGGAGGGGGCGCACGAGGAATTTCTCATATTGGGATGCTACAGGCCCTTGAAGAATTTGGTATCCCGATCGACGCAATTGGAGGCTGTTCAATTGGCAGCTTTGTAGGGGGCTTATACGCAAGAGAAACTGATCTATTGGAGACAGCGGGGAGGACTAAGCAATTCTCCGGGAGGATGGGATCGATGTGGAGGATTCTAAGCGATGTCACTTACCCATTTGTTTCATATACTACCGGTCATGAGTTCa ATTTTTGGATACCTTTCTTCGCCAATTCGACGAATATCACACATTCGCGCATGGAAGTGCATAGAACTGGATATGCGTGGAGATACGTTCGCGCTTCTATGACTCTTGCCGGTCTATTACCACCTCTTTCGGACAATGGCAATT TACTTGTTGATGGTGGATACATGGACAACACTCCAATTCAGCCTTTGCGTGAGAATGGTATCCGTGATATCATTGTTGTGGATGTCGGTTCAATAGATGACACTTCTCCGAGAGACTATGGTGACTCAGTCTCAGGATGGTGGATCTTCTTCAATAG GTTGAACCCGTTTTACGAAAGGAGGGTCCTATCAATGACAGAAATTTCATCACGACTTACCTA CGTCTCGAGTGTTAAGACGTTGGAGGGGGTTAAAGCAACCCCCGGCTGTCATTACATCGCCATGCCTGTTCAACAATTCGACACTCTAGGCGGCTTTAAACGTTTCTCCGAAGTTCTGGAAATCGGATTGAAGGCTGGCCGAGAGACGTTGAAgaagtggaaagaggagggaaCGTTGCCGACTGGTTTGGTAGATGAGGCTAAAGGAAGCAAAGCCGTGCAGCGTGGAAACAGGCTCAGGCGAATGTCAATTTGA
- a CDS encoding Acyl carrier, putative (Similar to TIGR gene model, INSD accession AAW43287.1), translating to MYRFIPAVRSTLPQYTRYSIAIPSRPKPVKLLGKTPFMRSFAVGPPEPLALTKDEISDTLLRVLNQFKQIDSSKLTGNASFTSDLGFDSLDHSELIMSIEETFDIDIADNDICELDSMDRSGSHIAQ from the exons ATGTATCGATTTATCCCTGCTGTCCGTTCGACCTTACCTCAGTACACTAGATACTCCATAGCCATTCCATCTAGGCCAAAACCCGTCAAATTGCTCGGCAAAACACCTTTTATGAGAAGCTTCGCAGTTGGTCCGCCAGAACCCCTGGCGCTGACCAAGGACGAGATTTCGGATACGCTACTGAGAGTGCTCAACCAGTTCAAGCAAATTGACAGTAGCAAG CTTACTGGTAATGCATCTTTCACCAGTGATCTGGGGTTTGATTCTCTTGATCATTCCGAACTTATTATGTCCATTGAAGAGACCTTCGATATCGACATCGCCGACAATGACATTTGTGAGCTCGACAGCATGGATAGAAGTGGGTCACATATTGCACAGTAA
- a CDS encoding Hypothetical protein (Similar to SGTC gene model, INSD accession EAL21521.1; CNBD2150), giving the protein MPSESPTVWKFELEKTLQACTNDYRDLALEQAQILPEPQSALTALRMIHHSHPHLIKGFSPLEKEAASSYDWSRAETYEEISGSRRVTVAVTDDGLADSVRECHDGQKTFVKALETEMTVSQLIEKLGRSGDQGSFIYYLQSQDGNIYRDQPSPSGPPELEAFQKYIKRDVPWMKEAIGKQAEAVNLWIGDSRSTTSLHHDPYENIYHVLAGSKTFTLLSPLETIHLDQRFYPPSTLKRSSSGQLYPEYDYPDPSCGPRIPWVGNLCLPRSARSISVTLHEGDTLFLPAGWWHRVEQKEGEEGIAVAVNYWYPSEILPERYAYERFFRRIGIMSGMEGLIPPMGDEESINSGEDDDSDRYSASQ; this is encoded by the exons ATGCCTTCAGAGAGCCCAACAGTTTGGAAATTCGAACTAGAAAAGACGCTCCAGGCATGTACGAATGACTACAGAG ATCTCGCTCTTGAACAGGCACAAATTCTTCCTGAACCTCAGTCTGCATTAACGGCACTTCGCATGATCCAtcattctcatcctcatTTGATCAAAG GGTTCTCCCCCCTTGAAAAAGAAGCAGCAAGCTCGTATGATTGGTCTCGCGCAGAAACGTATGAAGAGATATCGGGATCAAGGCGAGTGACGGTTGCTGTCACGGATGACGG TCTGGCCGATTCTGTTCGCGAATGTCATGATGGGCAAAAAACTTTTGTCAAGGCTTTGGAGACCGAAATGACTGTATCTCAACTGATTGAGAAGTTAG GAAGATCTGGAGACCAGGGTTCTTTCATCTACTATCTCCAGTCACAGGACGGTAACATCTATCGTGATCAACCAAGCCCCTCTGGGCCGCCTGAACTCGAAGCTTTCCAGAAATACATCAAAAGGGACGTGCCATGGATGAAGGAGGCCATTG GAAAGCAAGCAGAGGCTGTGAACCTTTGGATAGGAGATAGTAGGAGCACGACTTCTTTACATCATGACCC ATACGAAAACATATACCATGTCCTGGCTGGCTCTAAGACTTTCACCCTGCTTTCGCCCCTCGAAACCATCCACCTCGACC AGAGGTTCTATCCCCCATCGACCCTCAAGCGTTCTTCTTCAGGCCAGCTATACCCGGAGTACGATTACCCAGACCCCTCTTGTGGGCCTCGAATTCCATGGGTGGGAAACCTTTGCCTTCCACGATCCGCTCGTTCCATAAGCGTAACTCTGCATGAGGGTGATACCTTGTTCTTACCGGCCGGGTGGTGGCACCGTGTTGAGcagaaagaaggggaagaggggatTGCCGTCGCCGTTAACTA CTGGTATCCCTCAGAGATTCTTCCGGAGCGATATGCATACGAAAGATTCTTTCGAAGGATTGGCATCATGTCAGGTATGGAAGGATTAATACCCCCGATGGGCGACGAAGAATCCATAAATTCCGGAGAGGACGATGATTCTGATAGATACTCGGCTTCACAATGA